The Astatotilapia calliptera chromosome 2, fAstCal1.2, whole genome shotgun sequence genome includes a window with the following:
- the LOC113029683 gene encoding uncharacterized protein LOC113029683 yields the protein MLVDPVHITDFLKKATTHIPEALVELEKNPTPENLDWFYGLLAGFVICTTGHRRGVISNMTVEEVGTAEADGDGRRIIRVKEHKTKETFGHALVPLTKDEYIWFHRFVNHRHRYLGVSSQLIFANTNGGPYAKMLTSFQDAWRKFGIPGKPTFSMIRSSISTFSGRFLGTQSKVQVHRMMCHSDATAARPYEADLNFDEAFKCRNNAAKALAVNNRTRDSEESTTSEDNEDVLQRRYAGPKKRKTSQNARRGEIVKKKTKQHAITIDTDSSKDESNNEVRKVIDLTAGNTSGKHRHKQSGRGRAKVTTESSESEDYADNCEHIDLTAAGTLGSTKVKDNAKEKG from the exons ATGCTTGTAGATCCTGTCCACATCACTGATTTTCTCAAGAAGGCCACCACACACATCCCTGAAGCACTTG TCGAGCTTGAGAAAAATCCCACACCTGAGAACCTAGACTGGTTCTATGGTCTTCTGGCTGGATTTGTCATCTGCACAACTGGGCACAGAAGAGGCGTCATATCAAATATGACAGTTGAGGAAGTTGGCACTGCTGAAGCGGATGGTGATGGCCGGCGGATAATCAGA GTAAAAGAGCACAAGACCAAAGAAACATTTGGCCATGCACTTGTTCCCCTAACGAAAGACGAATACATATGGTTTCACCGCTTTGTGAACCACCGCCACAGATACCTTGGTGTATCATCACAATTGATTTTTGCCAACACCAATGGAGGGCCTTATGCTAAGATGCTGACATCATTTCAAGATGCATGGAGGAAGTTTGGTATCCCAGGAAAACCAACGTTCTCTATGATTAGGAGCAGCATCAGCACTTTT AGTGGGAGATTCTTGGGAACCCAAAGCAAGGTACAAGTCCACCGGATGATGTGCCATTCTGATGCAACTGCAGCGAGACCTTATGAGGCAGATTTAAACTTTGACGAAGCCTTCAAGTGCCGCAACAATGCTGCAAAGGCACTTGCTGTGAACAATAGAACCAGAGACTCTGAGGAATCTACAACCTCAGAAGACAATGAAGATGTGTTGCAGAGAAGATATGCTGgaccaaagaaaagaaagactaGTCAAAATGCCAGAAGAGGAGAAATTGTGAAAAAGAAGACCAAACAGCACGCAATCACCATTgacacagacagcagcaaagATGAAAGTAACAATGAAGTCAGGAAAGTCATTGATCTGACAGCAGGAAACACATCTGGAAAACACCGACATAAACAGAGTGGCAGGGGAAGAGCAAAAGTGACTACAGAGAGTAGTGAAAGTGAAGATTATGCTGATAACTGTGAACACATTGACCTTACAGCAGCAGGTACATTGGGATCCACCAAAGTTAAAGATAATGCTAAAGAAAAGGGATAA